The Mycobacterium seoulense genome has a window encoding:
- a CDS encoding alkaline phosphatase family protein, with translation MTGSAFRVLRLLGALALVGLAAGPLTSRIGLVASAIPQPAHIVIVVEENHSENGIIGNKSAPFLTALAAGGANMTQSFAETHPSEPNYLALFAGSTFGVTRDLCPVNAGAAPNLGSELLAAGYTFAGFAEGLPAVGSPACTAGKYARKHVPWANFANVPPANSLPFSAFPMGNYAGLPTVSFVIPNNDNNMHDGSIAQADAWLNRQLSGYANWAAANNSLLIVTFDEDDGGTRNQIPTVFYGAHVRPGNYAEQINHYNVLSTIEEMYGLPKTGYAAGAPPITDIWG, from the coding sequence TTGACGGGCAGCGCATTTCGAGTCCTGCGGCTGCTCGGCGCGCTGGCCCTGGTGGGACTGGCGGCCGGCCCGCTCACCTCGCGGATAGGCCTGGTGGCTTCGGCCATTCCACAGCCGGCGCACATCGTGATCGTGGTCGAGGAGAACCACTCCGAAAACGGCATCATCGGCAACAAGTCGGCCCCCTTCCTCACCGCGCTGGCCGCCGGCGGCGCCAACATGACCCAGTCGTTCGCCGAAACACACCCCAGCGAGCCGAATTACCTGGCGCTGTTCGCCGGCAGCACCTTCGGGGTGACCAGAGACCTGTGCCCGGTCAACGCCGGCGCCGCCCCCAACCTGGGTTCCGAATTGCTGGCCGCGGGTTACACGTTCGCCGGCTTCGCCGAAGGCCTGCCCGCGGTCGGCTCGCCGGCGTGCACCGCCGGCAAGTACGCGCGCAAGCACGTGCCCTGGGCCAACTTCGCCAACGTGCCACCCGCGAACTCCCTGCCGTTCTCGGCGTTCCCGATGGGTAACTACGCCGGACTGCCCACCGTGTCGTTCGTCATCCCCAACAACGACAACAACATGCACGACGGCTCCATCGCGCAGGCCGACGCCTGGCTGAACCGTCAGCTGTCGGGCTACGCCAACTGGGCGGCGGCCAACAACAGCTTGCTGATCGTGACGTTCGACGAGGACGACGGCGGCACCCGCAACCAGATCCCCACGGTGTTCTACGGCGCCCACGTCCGTCCCGGCAATTACGCCGAACAGATCAACCACTACAACGTGCTGTCCACGATCGAGGAGATGTACGGGCTGCCCAAAACCGGCTACGCGGCCGGTGCGCCGCCGATCACCGATATCTGGGGCTAG
- the upp gene encoding uracil phosphoribosyltransferase has product MEVRVVDHPLAVARLTTMRDKHTDNDGFRAALRDLTAMLIYEATRDAPRETFPVHTPLAETLGVRLAKPPLLVPVLRAGLGMVDQALALLPQARVGFVGVARNEETHQASGYFESLPDDLSGLPVLVLDPMLATGGSVKYTLGLLLERGATDITVLCAVAAPEGVAVLEKTVPEARLFTVAVDDGLNENAYIVPGLGDAGDRQYGPR; this is encoded by the coding sequence GTGGAGGTGCGCGTTGTCGATCACCCGCTGGCGGTCGCCCGGCTGACGACGATGCGCGACAAACACACCGACAACGACGGTTTCCGGGCCGCGTTGCGGGATCTGACCGCGATGCTGATCTACGAGGCCACGCGGGACGCGCCCCGGGAGACGTTTCCGGTCCACACGCCGCTGGCCGAGACGCTGGGGGTGCGACTGGCGAAGCCGCCCCTGCTGGTGCCGGTGTTGCGGGCCGGGCTGGGCATGGTCGATCAGGCGCTTGCGCTGCTGCCGCAGGCCCGGGTCGGGTTCGTCGGTGTCGCGCGCAACGAGGAAACCCATCAGGCGAGTGGGTATTTCGAGTCGCTGCCCGACGACCTTTCCGGCCTGCCGGTGCTGGTCCTGGATCCGATGCTGGCCACGGGTGGATCGGTGAAGTACACGCTCGGCCTGCTGCTGGAGCGCGGCGCAACCGACATCACGGTGTTGTGCGCGGTGGCCGCGCCCGAAGGCGTTGCCGTGCTTGAGAAGACGGTGCCCGAGGCGCGTCTGTTCACCGTGGCGGTCGACGACGGACTCAACGAGAACGCCTATATCGTGCCGGGTCTCGGCGACGCCGGCGACCGTCAGTACGGGCCCCGCTAG